From Symphalangus syndactylus isolate Jambi chromosome X, NHGRI_mSymSyn1-v2.1_pri, whole genome shotgun sequence, the proteins below share one genomic window:
- the LOC129475426 gene encoding cerebellar degeneration-related antigen 1: MDFLEDVPLLEDVPLLEDVPLLEDVPLLEDTGRLEDINLMEDMALLEDVDLLEDTDFLEDLDFSEAMDLREDKDFLEDVDSLEDMALLEDVDLLEDTYFLEDLDFSEAIDLREDKDFLEDVDSLEDLEAIGRCGFSGRHGFFGRRRFSGRPKLSGRPGLLGRHGFSGRLGGYWKTWIFWKTWIFWKTWIFWKTWIFRKTYIGWKTWIFSGRCGLTGRPGFGGRHRFFWKTLTDWKTWISFWKTLIDWKTWISFWKTLIDWKI, translated from the coding sequence ATGGATTTTCTGGAAGACGTACCTTTGTTGGAAGACGTACCTTTGTTGGAAGACGTACCTTTGTTGGAAGACGTACCTTTGTTGGAAGACACAGGTAGGCTGGAAGACATTAATTTGATGGAAGACATGGCTTTGTTGGAAGACGTGGATTTGCTGGAAGACACGGATTTCCTGGAAGACCTGGATTTTTCGGAAGCTATGGATTTGAGGGAAGACAAGGATTTTCTGGAAGACGTGGATAGTCTGGAAGACATGGCTTTGTTGGAAGACGTGGATTTGCTGGAAGACACGTATTTCCTGGAAGACCTGGATTTTTCGGAAGCTATAGATTTGAGGGAAGACAAGGATTTTCTGGAAGACGTGGATAGTCTGGAAGACCTGGAGGCCATTGGAAGATGTGGATTTTCTGGAAGACATGGCTTTTTTGGAAGACGTAGATTTTCAGGAAGACCCAAATTATCCGGAAGACCTGGATTGTTGGGAAGACATGGATTTTCTGGAAGACTGGGAGGTTACTGGAAGACATGGATTTTCTGGAAGACATGGATTTTCTGGAAGACATGGATTTTCTGGAAGACGTGGATCTTCAGGAAGACATATATTGGCTGGAAGACCTGGATTTTTTCCGGAAGATGTGGATTGACTGGAAGACCTGGATTTGGTGGAAGACATAGATTTTTCTGGAAGACACTGACTGACTGGAAGACCTGGATTTCTTTCTGGAAGACACTAATTGACTGGAAGACCTGGATTTCTTTCTGGAAGACACTGATTGACTGGAAGATCTAG